A part of Aegilops tauschii subsp. strangulata cultivar AL8/78 chromosome 2, Aet v6.0, whole genome shotgun sequence genomic DNA contains:
- the LOC109759836 gene encoding pterocarpan synthase 1-like, whose protein sequence is MAFSPWLQLVLLVALVLSAPAPAVLAAGSSKATRIRLYIHERFEGANATMASPLLRSPLGGNATFGEPGVIDDELRAGPRPGSDLVGRFQGFFVGTDRAGPSYLSTITLVFTAGERRGSTLTVQGQYHFDFDGAAVERAVVGGTGVFRMARGYSFMKVVSAPTPETVVFRIDLFVLLPRPGHYF, encoded by the coding sequence ATGGCCTTCTCACCGTGGTTGCAGCTGGTGCTGCTCGTCGCCCTCGTCCTGTCCGCCCCGGCGCCCGCGGTTCTCGCGGCCGGCAGCAGCAAGGCCACCCGCATCCGCCTCTACATCCACGAGAGGTTCGAGGGCGCGAACGCGACGATGGCGTCGCCGCTGCTGCGGTCCCCGCTGGGCGGCAACGCCACCTTCGGGGAGCCCGGCGTGATCGACGACGAGCTCCGCGCCGGCCCGCGCCCTGGGTCCGACCTCGTCGGCAGGTTCCAGGGCTTCTTCGTCGGCACGGACCGGGCCGGGCCGAGTTACCTGTCCACCATCACGCTCGTGTTCACCGCCGGGGAGCGCCGCGGGAGCACACTGACGGTGCAGGGCCAGTACCATTTCGACTTCGACGGCGCGGCCGTGGAGCGCGCCGTCGTGGGCGGCACCGGGGTGTTCAGGATGGCGCGCGGGTACTCCTTCATGAAGGTCGTCAGCGCGCCGACGCCGGAGACGGTCGTGTTCAGGATCGACCTGTTCGTGCTCCTGCCCCGCCCCGGCCACTACTTCTAG